GATGGCTACACACTGATGATTGCCTATGTCGGGACCCACGGAACCAATCCAGCGGTTCGAAAATTACCTTATGACGCGATTAAAGATTTCACGCCAATTGGCATGATTGATGCAACACCAAATGTGTTGATCATCAACCCAGAGCTGCCAATTAAAAACTTTAAAGAGTTTGTTGATTACGCCAAAAAGAATCCCGCCAAACTCAGTTACGGATCAGCGGGTCCTGGAACCCTGACTCACTTGGGTATGGAGCAATTAAAGCTAGCCGCAGGAATATTTATGGTTCACGTTCCTTATCGTGGCGTTGGCCCCGCCTATACCGATTTACTTGCTGGACAGACACAGGCGATGTTCCCAACCCTATTCGCTGCTCTCCCTTACATCAATACCAATCGCGTGCGAGGCTTGGTAATTATACAGGCGCTAAGCGTAGTTCAGCAGCGCCAAACATTCCTACCTTTAAAGAATTGGGATATAACGGCTTTGATGGTCAACAGTGGTATGGATTGGTTGGCCCAGCTAACTTACCCCCAGCATTACCCCCAGCAATTGTTGCCAAACTCAATGCGGAGTTGAACAAGGTTTTGGCATTACCTGAGTTCTCTGAAAAGATGACCAGCGAAGCGATGACCTTAATGCCAATGACGCCACCACAGTTTGCTAACTACATCAAAGAAGATATCGCACGCTGGGCCAAAGTGGCCAAAGAACGCACTATTGAAATTGAATAAATTCTTCGTCTTACATTTACCTAAAAATACACAACATAAATTATAGGAATGCCGATGTGTCACACGCTATTGCCGCTGCAGCAGGCCTAAATGCACCATCAGTCACCAAAATTTTAGCTGAGTTTGTTACCGCCCATCCAAGCCAAGGATGGAGACCTGAGGTTGATCATGAAGCGCATCGCACTTTTTTAAACTGGCTTGGTTGCGCTATTGGCGCTGCAAACCATGAGAGCGTTGAATCCTCGTTGGCAGCTATTCGTGAATTTCAGCCAGCGCCTCAAGCCAGCATCTTGGGACGCAAGGACAAGGTAGATATGGGTGGTGCCGCTTTAATTAACGGCATTAGCTCACACACTTTTGACTTTGATGACACCCATCTAAAGACAGTTATCCATCCAGCTGGCCCTGTAGCTTCAGCAATCCTGGCGTTGGGAGAGCACATCCATGCAAATGGCCGTCAAATCATTGACTCGCTCGTCTTGGGTATTGATGTTGCTTGCCGCGTTGGTAACGCAATGTACCCCGATCACTATCACCGTGGTTGGCATATCACTGGCTCCACTGGCATGCTCGGCTCAGCTGCAGCATGTTCACGCTTGATGGGTCTGGATTTACAAAAAACTACTATGGCACTCGGCATTGCTGCCTCTCAACCAGTTGGTATGCGTGAGCAGTTTGGAACGATGACCAAACCTTTCCATCCAGGTGGCGCTGCACGCGCAGGCCAACTCTCCGCACTCCTTGCCAAGCACGGCTTTACTGCTAGCCCTAAAGCACTTGAAGCAGGTCGTGGGTATATGCAAACTGCTTCTACGAAATGTGATTGGACTGAAATCGATCGCAATCTTGGTAAGTCATTTGAGATTTCATTGAATACCTACAAACCTTTTGCTTGCGGCATTGTGATTCACCCAGCAATTGATGCATGCGCCCAACTACGCGCGCAAGGCGTGAATGCAGAAGACGTTGAGCGTATTGAATTACGTGTACACCCACTCGTTCTCGAATTAACCGTTAAGAAGACACCCAAAGATGGTCTCGAAGGTAAGTTCGGCGTGTATCACGGCTGTGCCGTCGGCTTAATGTTTGGTCAAGCCGGTGAAGGAGAGTACGCCGATGACATCGTAAATCGTCCAGATGTTGTGGCATTGCGTGCCAAGGTGAATGCAACGACAGATACCTCTATTAGCGAAGCCTCAGTTGATGTCAAAGCATTCCTCAAGAATGACAAAGAAGTGCATATTTTTGTGAAGAATGCGATTGGCTCTGTTGAGAACCCAATGAGCGATGCAAATTTGGAACAGAAGTTCACTAGCTTGGCTGAGCCTGTAATTGGCAAAGAGAAAGCACGTCAGTTGATTGCTGCCTTGTGGAAACTTGGTCAAGCATCTGATCTCAAGAAAATTTTGAGTCTTTGCACTCCAGATTAATTTCACTCGAAAGCACTTTACTTATGGCCTCACTACCAAACATCGTTATTCTGGGTGACTACGAACGTGCCCTACGTCGCATTTCTAATTGGGATAAGTTAGATCAGCAGGCTAATCTCACTATTCATCATGAGCCTTTAAGGGATGAGGCGCTATATGAAGCAGTGAAAGACGCAGATGCAATAGCCATTGTTCGTGATCGCTCCCCATTTAACGAGGCCATGATTGCGCGCTTACCCAAGCTGAAATTTCTGATGTTTACTGGGGAGCGTAACGGTACCCTAGAAGCATCCGCATTAGTCTCACGCAACATCCCAATGG
Above is a window of Polynucleobacter necessarius DNA encoding:
- a CDS encoding MmgE/PrpD family protein is translated as MSHAIAAAAGLNAPSVTKILAEFVTAHPSQGWRPEVDHEAHRTFLNWLGCAIGAANHESVESSLAAIREFQPAPQASILGRKDKVDMGGAALINGISSHTFDFDDTHLKTVIHPAGPVASAILALGEHIHANGRQIIDSLVLGIDVACRVGNAMYPDHYHRGWHITGSTGMLGSAAACSRLMGLDLQKTTMALGIAASQPVGMREQFGTMTKPFHPGGAARAGQLSALLAKHGFTASPKALEAGRGYMQTASTKCDWTEIDRNLGKSFEISLNTYKPFACGIVIHPAIDACAQLRAQGVNAEDVERIELRVHPLVLELTVKKTPKDGLEGKFGVYHGCAVGLMFGQAGEGEYADDIVNRPDVVALRAKVNATTDTSISEASVDVKAFLKNDKEVHIFVKNAIGSVENPMSDANLEQKFTSLAEPVIGKEKARQLIAALWKLGQASDLKKILSLCTPD